One region of Bosea vaviloviae genomic DNA includes:
- a CDS encoding ArdC family protein, translating to MRKKEEGPRADIYARITERIVAELEKGVRSWVRPWSTGNMSGRITRPLRHNGGPYTGMNVLLLWSEAMARGYSAPVWMTFRQATELGAHVRKGETSSTVIYASRFTRSQTDAHGDEVEKDIPFLKAYGVFNVEQIEGLPEHYYLRPAPILDPVERIEHADRFFANTGAVIRHGGAQAFYSPSTDHIQMPPFETFRDAAGYVAVLSHESVHWTADSRRVGRDLSRYSRDHTERAREELVAEIGSALLCADLGIVPELELRPDHAAYVASWLKVLSDDKRAIFQAAAHAQRAVAYLHGLQPESEAEREAA from the coding sequence ATGAGAAAGAAGGAAGAAGGACCGCGCGCCGACATCTATGCACGCATCACGGAGCGCATCGTCGCGGAGCTGGAGAAGGGCGTTCGCTCCTGGGTGCGGCCCTGGAGCACGGGCAATATGAGCGGGCGGATCACCCGGCCCCTGCGCCACAATGGCGGGCCCTACACCGGAATGAACGTCCTGCTGCTGTGGTCCGAGGCCATGGCTCGGGGCTATTCCGCCCCGGTCTGGATGACTTTCCGGCAGGCGACAGAGCTTGGCGCGCATGTCCGCAAGGGCGAAACCAGTTCAACTGTCATCTATGCGAGTCGCTTCACCCGGTCTCAAACCGACGCGCATGGTGACGAGGTCGAGAAGGACATCCCGTTCCTCAAGGCCTACGGCGTCTTCAACGTCGAGCAGATCGAGGGCTTGCCGGAGCACTATTACCTCAGGCCGGCACCGATCCTCGATCCGGTCGAGCGCATCGAGCACGCCGACCGCTTCTTCGCCAATACCGGCGCGGTGATCCGGCATGGCGGCGCGCAGGCGTTCTATTCGCCCTCGACCGACCACATCCAGATGCCACCCTTCGAGACCTTCCGCGATGCTGCCGGATATGTCGCCGTGCTCAGCCATGAGAGCGTGCATTGGACGGCGGACTCGCGTCGCGTCGGCCGCGATCTCAGCCGTTACAGCAGGGATCACACTGAACGCGCCCGGGAGGAGCTGGTCGCCGAGATCGGTTCGGCGCTGCTCTGCGCCGATCTCGGCATCGTGCCGGAACTGGAACTGAGGCCCGATCACGCCGCCTATGTCGCAAGTTGGCTTAAGGTCCTCTCGGACGACAAGCGGGCGATCTTCCAGGCGGCCGCGCATGCGCAGCGCGCCGTCGCCTATCTGCACGGATTGCAGCCGGAATCCGAAGCGGAGCGAGAGGCCGCCTGA